One genomic region from Alteromonas pelagimontana encodes:
- the ispB gene encoding octaprenyl diphosphate synthase, giving the protein MDLEKIRDLTSADMHAVNQLIQQQVDSEVALINQLGFYIVNSGGKRLRPLLSVLAARAMGISSEQHHTLAAIIEFIHTATLLHDDVVDESTLRRGRETANAIFGNQASVLVGDFLYTRSFQMMVSLDNMRVMEILSEATNQIAEGEVLQLMNCNDANTTEERYFDVIYGKTARLFEAATQLAAVLTKQPKAIEVAMQEYGKHLGTAFQLVDDIMDYAADAAEMGKNVGDDLAEGKPTLPLLYAMWHAEVSSDKELIREAIEKANGLPHLRRIQDVMANTGALEYTRRCADKEVELAVSSLSVIPDSEYKQALISLAYIAVERTK; this is encoded by the coding sequence ATGGACTTAGAAAAAATTCGCGACCTGACGTCAGCGGACATGCACGCCGTAAATCAACTGATTCAGCAGCAGGTTGATTCTGAAGTGGCGCTAATTAATCAACTGGGCTTTTATATTGTAAACAGCGGTGGCAAGCGGTTGCGGCCGTTATTGTCCGTATTGGCCGCAAGAGCCATGGGAATTTCTTCAGAACAGCATCATACCCTGGCTGCGATTATCGAATTCATCCATACTGCCACATTGTTGCACGATGATGTTGTTGATGAATCTACCCTCAGACGTGGCCGTGAAACAGCAAACGCGATTTTTGGCAATCAAGCCAGCGTGTTAGTTGGAGATTTTCTTTATACCCGGTCGTTTCAGATGATGGTAAGCCTGGATAACATGCGGGTGATGGAAATTCTGTCTGAAGCGACTAACCAGATAGCAGAAGGCGAAGTATTACAGCTAATGAACTGTAATGACGCAAACACCACAGAAGAACGTTATTTCGACGTGATCTACGGTAAAACTGCGCGACTTTTTGAGGCTGCCACTCAATTGGCTGCCGTGCTTACAAAGCAGCCTAAAGCTATTGAAGTCGCCATGCAGGAATACGGCAAACACCTGGGCACCGCATTTCAATTGGTAGATGACATAATGGATTATGCCGCTGATGCAGCGGAAATGGGTAAAAATGTTGGTGACGATTTGGCTGAAGGTAAGCCGACTTTGCCACTGTTGTACGCTATGTGGCACGCTGAAGTGTCTAGTGATAAAGAATTAATTCGTGAAGCGATAGAAAAAGCCAACGGCCTGCCCCACTTGCGCCGTATTCAGGACGTTATGGCAAATACGGGCGCACTGGAATACACCCGGCGATGCGCTGATAAGGAAGTGGAACTTGCTGTCTCCAGTCTTAGCGTAATTCCCGATTCAGAATACAAGCAGGCATTGATTTCTCTTGCTTACATTGCGGTGGAGCGCACAAAATAA
- a CDS encoding transglycosylase SLT domain-containing protein, translating into MTARVQVFQGFSDGMALMLVNELLQQKKFLCWLTAVLLWLCVFGMAGAAELLPIDDDSTQREKFEALEKAIRHTPGSRLASLDAEFEALQNYSLYPYLVRQRLYRDLTIKHRDQVEAFLAQFDGQPFTYGLRSSWLRYLAQNKQQSAFLASYRDGMDSEITCYYLQYQLQDATDPNYWLSKVEKLWLSGQSQPDACDPIFKQWEAAGMLTTELVLARLQKAATSGNPKLIPYLQRKLPASHQYIADLWKAVLNNPRTVLRQTAFPLRYPNYEARIMTYGLNRLAWQRPDEAAKGYYLWAPKGVFNPHQINALHRAIALSLAIDNQPNALEWLERADVKEADEDVKRWHMAYLLRARDWQGVLNVIETASPARQNEDNFMYWRARAYEALGVPEQAAPLYERLSGERHYYGFMASAKAGKKPEILHTPTPRDQLAMEQIEALPAAQRAYEFLQMGRLIDARREWRYLITHLDSASIKDAALLASEWGWYDQAIISFTQSGYMDDIDKRFPLAYATQFSSIGQTYNIQPAFAMAIARRESSFMVDAVSPAGATGLMQLMPGTAHYLAAKKLNRNVLFEPDQNVQLGVQYLRYLMDKLNNNPVLVSASYNAGWRRVLEWLPESNSLPTDIWIENIPYRETRHYVKAVLAYRYIYEHQLGTPSELFPQLATTDIPSAEALSNAQGNSTVQLAPK; encoded by the coding sequence ATGACTGCGCGCGTGCAGGTGTTTCAGGGCTTTTCTGACGGGATGGCATTGATGCTAGTAAATGAACTATTACAACAGAAAAAATTTCTCTGCTGGCTCACGGCGGTGTTGTTGTGGTTATGCGTCTTTGGTATGGCAGGCGCAGCCGAACTTCTGCCGATAGATGATGATTCAACGCAACGCGAAAAGTTTGAAGCGTTGGAAAAAGCGATTCGGCACACCCCTGGGTCGCGGTTAGCGTCGCTGGATGCTGAATTTGAAGCGCTACAAAATTATTCATTATATCCGTATCTTGTTCGCCAGCGTTTATATCGTGATTTGACTATCAAACACCGCGATCAGGTAGAAGCCTTTTTAGCCCAGTTTGATGGCCAGCCCTTTACCTACGGTTTGCGCTCAAGCTGGCTGCGCTATCTTGCCCAAAACAAACAACAGTCGGCGTTTCTCGCAAGTTATCGAGACGGCATGGATTCTGAAATTACCTGTTATTATCTTCAATACCAGCTTCAGGATGCCACTGATCCCAACTATTGGTTAAGCAAAGTTGAGAAATTATGGCTAAGCGGCCAATCTCAACCTGATGCCTGCGATCCCATTTTTAAACAATGGGAAGCTGCCGGCATGCTCACTACTGAATTAGTGTTGGCGCGTTTGCAAAAAGCCGCGACCTCTGGAAATCCAAAGTTAATTCCTTACTTGCAGCGCAAATTGCCTGCTTCTCATCAGTATATAGCCGACTTATGGAAGGCGGTTTTGAATAATCCTCGTACTGTGCTGCGTCAAACAGCCTTTCCGTTACGGTATCCGAATTATGAAGCGCGGATTATGACCTATGGGCTGAACCGGCTGGCTTGGCAGCGTCCCGATGAAGCGGCAAAGGGTTATTACCTTTGGGCTCCCAAAGGTGTTTTTAATCCTCATCAAATTAATGCTTTACATCGTGCTATTGCGTTAAGTTTGGCTATTGATAACCAACCCAATGCTTTGGAATGGCTTGAGCGCGCAGACGTAAAAGAGGCCGACGAAGATGTCAAACGTTGGCATATGGCATATTTGCTGCGGGCCCGCGACTGGCAGGGTGTGTTAAACGTAATTGAAACGGCGAGTCCCGCCCGTCAGAACGAAGACAACTTTATGTACTGGCGAGCCCGGGCCTACGAAGCTTTGGGCGTTCCAGAACAGGCGGCTCCTCTGTACGAGCGGCTCTCAGGCGAACGACACTACTACGGGTTTATGGCCAGTGCCAAGGCAGGAAAAAAACCTGAAATTCTACATACGCCTACGCCAAGAGATCAATTGGCGATGGAGCAAATTGAAGCTTTACCGGCCGCTCAACGGGCTTATGAGTTTTTGCAGATGGGGCGATTGATTGACGCCCGCAGAGAGTGGCGTTACCTTATCACTCATCTTGACAGCGCCAGTATTAAAGATGCCGCCTTACTGGCCAGCGAGTGGGGTTGGTACGACCAAGCCATTATCAGCTTTACCCAAAGCGGTTATATGGACGACATCGATAAAAGGTTCCCGTTAGCGTACGCCACACAATTTTCCAGTATCGGGCAAACGTATAATATTCAGCCTGCGTTCGCCATGGCAATCGCTCGACGAGAAAGCTCCTTTATGGTTGACGCTGTTTCTCCTGCAGGAGCTACCGGTTTAATGCAACTAATGCCTGGCACCGCTCATTATCTCGCTGCCAAAAAATTAAACCGCAACGTACTGTTTGAACCCGATCAGAACGTCCAGTTAGGCGTGCAGTATTTGCGTTATCTTATGGATAAGCTGAATAACAATCCTGTGCTTGTATCGGCGTCTTACAACGCCGGATGGCGCCGTGTATTGGAATGGTTGCCAGAGAGCAACAGCTTACCCACCGATATATGGATTGAAAATATTCCCTACCGCGAAACCCGTCATTATGTGAAGGCAGTGCTGGCTTACCGTTATATCTACGAGCACCAGCTAGGCACGCCGAGCGAACTGTTTCCACAGTTGGCAACCACAGATATTCCCTCTGCTGAAGCCCTATCAAATGCTCAAGGTAACAGTACTGTGCAGTTGGCGCCTAAATAA
- the cgtA gene encoding Obg family GTPase CgtA produces MKFVDEADIRVEAGDGGNGVIGFRREKYIPKGGPDGGDGGDGGSVYLQADENLNTLIDYRFERFHRAERGKNGQGSNCIGRGGADLVLGVPVGTRATDSDTGEALGDLTRHGQKLKVAQGGFHGLGNARFKSSTNRAPRQKTDGSPGEIRNLKLELMLLADVGLLGMPNAGKSTFIRSVSAAKPKVADYPFTTLVPNLGVVRQDAQRSFVIADIPGLIEGAADGAGLGIRFLKHLERCRVLLHIVDLLPMDQSDPAENAKAIVAELEKYSPKLASKPRWLVFNKVDLLLEEEVEELVKSIVEKLDWKGPVYQISAYQKLGVEVLCRDAMNYIETLPVDIQPEESPEDIEFKWDTYRKDATSAQHDVEDDLDDDDWDEDDYDVEVEYKK; encoded by the coding sequence ATGAAATTTGTAGACGAAGCTGATATACGAGTTGAAGCCGGTGATGGCGGCAATGGCGTTATTGGCTTTAGACGGGAAAAATACATCCCCAAAGGCGGCCCCGATGGTGGTGACGGTGGAGACGGCGGCAGTGTTTATCTGCAGGCTGACGAAAACCTTAACACGTTGATTGACTATCGATTTGAACGTTTTCATCGTGCTGAGCGCGGTAAAAACGGTCAAGGCAGTAATTGCATTGGCCGCGGTGGCGCGGATCTGGTTTTAGGTGTACCTGTGGGTACACGGGCAACCGATAGCGACACCGGAGAAGCCTTGGGCGATCTCACCCGTCATGGACAAAAACTGAAGGTCGCCCAGGGCGGTTTTCATGGTTTGGGTAACGCGCGTTTTAAAAGCAGTACCAACCGCGCACCGAGACAGAAAACGGACGGCTCACCGGGCGAAATTCGTAATCTTAAGCTTGAGCTGATGCTACTTGCCGACGTCGGTTTGCTAGGGATGCCGAATGCGGGTAAATCTACTTTCATTCGTTCTGTTTCTGCGGCTAAGCCAAAAGTAGCAGATTATCCGTTTACCACCTTAGTACCTAACTTAGGTGTGGTGCGTCAGGACGCTCAACGCAGTTTTGTTATTGCTGATATTCCCGGGTTAATCGAAGGTGCTGCCGATGGCGCGGGCCTGGGAATACGGTTTCTGAAGCATCTTGAGCGTTGTCGTGTATTGCTGCACATAGTCGATTTACTGCCGATGGATCAAAGCGATCCTGCTGAAAATGCCAAAGCAATTGTGGCTGAGTTAGAAAAATATAGCCCTAAACTGGCAAGTAAACCGCGCTGGCTGGTGTTCAACAAAGTTGATTTGCTGCTAGAAGAGGAAGTGGAAGAGCTGGTTAAAAGCATAGTTGAAAAACTGGACTGGAAGGGGCCTGTCTATCAGATTTCGGCGTATCAGAAACTGGGTGTTGAAGTGTTGTGTCGCGACGCAATGAACTATATTGAGACGCTTCCTGTAGATATTCAACCAGAAGAGTCACCAGAAGATATCGAGTTTAAGTGGGACACATACCGCAAAGATGCCACTTCAGCTCAACATGATGTAGAAGACGACCTGGATGACGATGATTGGGATGAGGACGACTACGACGTCGAAGTAGAATACAAAAAATAG
- the folA gene encoding type 3 dihydrofolate reductase — translation MKIAMIAAMAHNRVIGADNGMPWRLPADLRHFKQKTVGKPIIMGRKTYDSIGKALPGRTNIVLSSKQGFLLPDACVVPTPDDAIDQAMTLTPHDEEIMVIGGGKIYEAFMPLANTLYLTFIDLAVEGDTYFPDYLAQGKWNETAREAFSPDDNNPYHYEFVTFERVS, via the coding sequence ATGAAAATTGCAATGATTGCCGCTATGGCTCACAACAGAGTTATTGGTGCAGACAATGGTATGCCCTGGCGTTTGCCCGCCGACTTGCGCCATTTTAAGCAGAAAACTGTGGGTAAGCCTATTATTATGGGACGAAAAACCTACGATTCTATTGGCAAAGCGTTACCCGGCAGAACCAATATTGTACTATCTTCAAAGCAGGGTTTTTTGCTACCTGATGCCTGTGTAGTACCAACACCAGATGATGCAATAGATCAAGCCATGACGCTAACGCCTCACGATGAAGAAATCATGGTGATTGGTGGCGGCAAAATATATGAAGCATTTATGCCATTAGCCAATACGCTTTATCTTACATTTATTGACTTAGCGGTAGAAGGTGATACTTATTTTCCCGACTATCTCGCACAAGGAAAATGGAACGAAACGGCGAGAGAAGCTTTTAGTCCAGATGACAATAATCCGTACCATTATGAATTTGTGACCTTTGAGCGCGTCAGCTAA
- the rplU gene encoding 50S ribosomal protein L21, producing the protein MYAVIQSGGKQHRVAEGQTVRLEKIEVAPGESVEFGDVLMVSNGDDVKIGMPFVAGGKVTAEVVNHGRGDKVKIVKFRRRKHSRKQMGHRQWFTEVKITGISA; encoded by the coding sequence ATGTACGCGGTTATCCAAAGTGGCGGTAAACAACACCGTGTGGCTGAAGGCCAGACCGTTCGTTTAGAAAAAATCGAAGTCGCGCCGGGCGAGAGCGTTGAATTCGGTGATGTTTTGATGGTTAGCAACGGTGACGATGTTAAAATCGGTATGCCTTTTGTTGCTGGTGGAAAAGTGACTGCTGAGGTTGTTAATCACGGTCGCGGCGATAAAGTTAAAATCGTAAAATTCCGTCGTCGTAAACATTCACGTAAGCAAATGGGTCATCGTCAGTGGTTCACGGAAGTGAAAATTACTGGCATTAGCGCATAA
- the fadA gene encoding acetyl-CoA C-acyltransferase FadA produces MKEVVVIDCIRTPMGRSKGGVFRNVRAETLSAHLMTTLLERNPDIDPKEIEDIIWGCVQQTKEQGFNVARNAQLLTNIPRTTSAVTVNRLCGSSMQALHDATKGIMTGNGDIFMIGGVEHMGHVPMTFNVNFHPGLAKYTAKASGNMGMTAELLGRQNGISREMQDAFGARSHQRAHKAHLEGRWDNEIVPTEGHDADGVLKQITADEVIRPETTVETLSQLRPVFDPVNGTVTAGTSSAISDGASAMLLMSADKAKALGLTPRARIRAMGVAGCDAAVMGFGPVPATLKALKRAGMSMDDIELAEFNEAFAAQALSCIKQLGWLDKYDDHVNLNGGAIALGHPLGCSGARISTTLLNLMEANDKSVGLATMCIGLGQGIATIFERV; encoded by the coding sequence ATGAAAGAAGTCGTAGTTATCGATTGTATTCGTACGCCCATGGGTCGTTCCAAGGGTGGTGTATTTCGCAATGTGCGTGCAGAAACGCTATCAGCACACTTAATGACAACCTTGCTGGAACGTAATCCGGATATCGATCCGAAAGAAATTGAAGATATTATCTGGGGCTGCGTTCAACAAACCAAAGAGCAAGGCTTTAACGTTGCCCGTAATGCGCAACTGCTTACTAATATTCCCCGCACTACCAGCGCAGTCACCGTAAATCGCTTATGTGGTTCATCCATGCAGGCGCTGCACGATGCAACCAAAGGCATAATGACCGGCAACGGCGATATTTTTATGATTGGCGGCGTAGAACATATGGGCCATGTGCCTATGACATTCAATGTGAATTTTCATCCTGGATTAGCCAAATATACTGCGAAGGCTTCTGGCAATATGGGTATGACTGCGGAGCTGCTGGGACGTCAGAACGGCATTAGCCGCGAGATGCAGGATGCCTTTGGTGCGCGTTCGCATCAAAGGGCTCACAAAGCGCATCTTGAAGGCCGCTGGGACAATGAAATTGTGCCTACAGAAGGGCATGATGCTGATGGCGTGCTTAAGCAAATTACTGCCGATGAGGTCATTCGCCCAGAGACCACAGTTGAAACATTGTCTCAGTTGCGCCCGGTGTTTGACCCTGTTAACGGCACGGTAACCGCCGGAACGTCATCGGCAATTTCAGATGGCGCATCGGCCATGCTGTTAATGTCTGCTGACAAAGCGAAGGCGTTAGGATTAACACCACGAGCACGAATCCGCGCCATGGGCGTGGCAGGCTGCGACGCGGCCGTTATGGGGTTCGGACCGGTTCCGGCCACCCTAAAGGCGCTAAAGCGCGCAGGTATGTCCATGGATGATATCGAGCTGGCAGAGTTTAACGAAGCCTTTGCCGCACAAGCGCTTTCCTGCATTAAGCAACTCGGCTGGCTGGACAAGTATGACGACCACGTGAACTTAAACGGCGGTGCAATAGCACTTGGGCATCCATTAGGTTGCTCGGGCGCACGTATCAGCACAACCTTGCTTAATCTGATGGAAGCAAACGATAAATCTGTTGGTCTGGCGACCATGTGTATCGGGTTAGGTCAGGGCATCGCGACGATATTTGAGCGGGTGTAA
- the fadB gene encoding fatty acid oxidation complex subunit alpha FadB, whose product MIYTGKSLTVSLSDDGFAELVFDAEGSVNKFDRQTVKELDEATQAMASHSEIKGALVRSAKSAFIVGADITEFMSLFSKPDDEVLEWVGNTAQVFDRFEDLPFPTIAAINGFALGGGCEMALACDLRVADTSASIGLPEVKLGLMPGFGGTVRLPRIIGSDNALEWMTTGKDRSGAKALDEGAVDAVVEPDNLLAAARRMLKDAAANKLDWQKRRKAKKAPLTLNKNEAMMSFSTAQAMVSAQAGKHYPAPHMMVETVKNAAAQDRAGALKLENEGFVKLAKTDAAKAQIGIFMADQLVKSKGKKMAKAANKQVKLNAVLGAGIMGGGIAYQSAVKGLPVIMKDINRDALNLGLTEAAKILGKGIERGKIDASKLATTLNAITPTLEYSTIKDVDMVIEAVVENPKVKSSVLKETEEAVSDDTIICSNTSTISINHLAESLNKPERFCGMHFFNPVHRMPLVEIIRGNDTSEDTINTVVATTLKMGKTPIVVNDCPGFLVNRVLFPYFAGFSKLILDGADFVAVDKVMEKDFGWPMGPAYLLDVVGLDTADHAADVMSQGIPERMHKIDNDPVTLLHDAKRLGQKNGKGFYNFGTDKRGKPTKNAADEAYELMAPHVKEQQSFEKQDIIARLMIPMANEAIRCLEEGIVASAAEADMALLYGLGFPPFRGGIFRWIETMGLAKFVELADQYAELGPIYQVTDGVRQMAADGKSYFA is encoded by the coding sequence ATGATATACACAGGCAAAAGTCTGACGGTGTCGCTGTCCGACGATGGTTTTGCTGAACTGGTGTTTGACGCCGAAGGTTCAGTTAATAAATTTGACCGCCAGACGGTTAAAGAATTAGATGAAGCCACGCAAGCCATGGCCTCTCACAGCGAGATTAAAGGCGCGTTAGTAAGAAGCGCGAAGTCGGCCTTTATTGTGGGTGCAGATATTACTGAATTTATGTCGCTTTTCAGTAAACCTGATGATGAAGTATTAGAGTGGGTAGGCAACACTGCTCAGGTATTTGACCGTTTTGAAGATCTTCCTTTTCCTACCATAGCAGCTATCAACGGCTTTGCCCTGGGCGGCGGTTGTGAAATGGCATTGGCGTGCGATTTACGCGTAGCGGATACATCCGCATCAATAGGTTTACCTGAAGTTAAGTTAGGCTTAATGCCAGGTTTTGGCGGCACGGTTCGGTTACCCAGAATCATTGGCTCAGATAATGCGCTGGAATGGATGACGACAGGCAAAGACCGTAGCGGTGCTAAAGCTTTGGATGAGGGCGCGGTAGATGCGGTAGTAGAACCTGACAACCTGCTCGCCGCCGCACGTAGAATGTTAAAAGATGCAGCTGCGAATAAGCTTGACTGGCAGAAACGTCGCAAGGCAAAGAAAGCGCCGTTAACATTGAACAAGAACGAAGCCATGATGAGTTTCTCTACGGCTCAGGCCATGGTTTCAGCGCAGGCAGGAAAGCACTACCCCGCCCCGCATATGATGGTCGAAACCGTTAAAAATGCCGCTGCGCAGGATAGAGCTGGCGCACTGAAATTAGAAAATGAAGGCTTTGTTAAGCTGGCGAAGACCGATGCGGCAAAAGCGCAGATTGGCATTTTTATGGCCGATCAGCTGGTAAAAAGCAAGGGCAAAAAAATGGCCAAAGCGGCCAACAAACAAGTGAAGCTTAACGCAGTACTGGGCGCTGGCATCATGGGCGGCGGTATCGCTTATCAAAGCGCCGTGAAAGGTTTGCCGGTCATTATGAAAGACATTAACCGCGATGCCCTGAACCTTGGCTTAACAGAAGCTGCCAAGATCCTCGGCAAAGGTATTGAACGCGGAAAAATTGATGCCAGCAAACTGGCAACAACATTAAATGCCATTACGCCCACACTTGAATACAGCACCATTAAAGATGTAGATATGGTTATTGAAGCGGTGGTCGAAAATCCTAAAGTTAAAAGCTCAGTGCTTAAAGAAACTGAAGAAGCGGTGAGCGACGACACCATTATTTGCTCAAATACCTCCACCATTTCCATTAATCACCTTGCGGAAAGTTTAAATAAACCCGAGCGCTTCTGCGGCATGCATTTCTTTAACCCTGTTCACCGCATGCCACTGGTGGAGATTATCCGCGGCAACGACACCTCAGAAGATACCATTAATACCGTGGTTGCCACTACGCTGAAAATGGGTAAAACCCCGATTGTGGTAAACGATTGCCCAGGCTTTTTGGTTAATCGTGTACTGTTCCCATACTTCGCCGGTTTCAGCAAACTGATATTAGATGGCGCCGATTTTGTCGCCGTTGATAAAGTGATGGAAAAAGACTTCGGCTGGCCGATGGGCCCCGCTTATTTGCTTGATGTTGTAGGCCTGGACACCGCCGATCACGCTGCGGATGTAATGTCACAAGGTATTCCAGAGCGAATGCATAAGATTGATAACGACCCTGTTACCTTATTGCATGACGCTAAACGGCTCGGTCAGAAAAACGGTAAAGGATTTTATAACTTTGGCACCGATAAGCGCGGTAAACCCACCAAAAATGCTGCCGACGAAGCTTATGAACTTATGGCGCCCCATGTGAAGGAACAACAATCGTTTGAGAAACAGGACATTATTGCCCGGCTTATGATCCCCATGGCAAACGAAGCCATTCGTTGCCTTGAAGAAGGTATTGTAGCCAGCGCGGCCGAAGCCGATATGGCGCTGTTGTACGGTTTAGGCTTTCCGCCGTTCCGTGGCGGTATCTTCCGCTGGATTGAAACAATGGGGCTAGCGAAGTTCGTGGAATTAGCTGATCAATACGCTGAGCTAGGCCCGATTTATCAAGTTACTGACGGCGTGCGCCAAATGGCCGCCGACGGTAAATCTTACTTCGCCTAA
- the pepQ gene encoding Xaa-Pro dipeptidase yields the protein MTQHSANFQEHIQVLQARTREALQRDGLEGLVIHSGQSKRLFLDDNHYPFKVNPQFKAWLPVVDNPNCWLVVNGEDKPKLIFYRPVDFWHKVPPEPSEFWADSFDIVLLKQPDAVEKYLPYDKQKFAYIGEYIEVAKALGFENINPDRALHYLHYERACKTDYELDCMREANKLAVAGHKAAQAAFLEGKNEFDINLAYSAATRQSDNDVPYTSIIALNEHASILHYMQCDTQAPAESRSFLIDAGASYHGYAADITRTYSKQNNRFAELIAAVDKVTVTLGEALKPSIAYTDIHLLAHDGIAQILSDTGLVNLKPEEIVEQGITRTFFPHGIGHFLGLQVHDVGGLVNDDRGTPKPAPEDHPFLRCTRLVEARHVYTIEPGLYFIDSLLADLKSSSASKYVNWAAVDHYRPFGGIRIEDNIIVHRDRNENMTRDLGLK from the coding sequence ATGACACAACATTCAGCAAATTTTCAGGAACATATACAGGTTTTACAGGCTCGCACCCGGGAAGCCTTGCAACGTGATGGGCTGGAAGGCCTTGTCATCCATTCAGGCCAAAGCAAACGGTTGTTTCTCGACGATAACCACTATCCGTTTAAGGTAAATCCTCAGTTTAAAGCATGGCTGCCAGTGGTGGATAATCCTAATTGCTGGCTGGTAGTCAATGGTGAGGATAAGCCCAAGCTAATATTTTATCGGCCTGTGGATTTTTGGCATAAGGTTCCGCCCGAACCTTCAGAATTTTGGGCAGACAGCTTTGATATCGTACTGCTTAAACAGCCCGATGCAGTTGAAAAATATTTGCCTTATGATAAACAGAAATTTGCTTATATTGGTGAATATATCGAAGTGGCAAAAGCGTTAGGGTTTGAAAATATTAATCCGGATCGCGCACTTCACTATCTACATTATGAGCGGGCCTGTAAAACAGATTACGAACTGGATTGTATGCGCGAAGCCAATAAACTGGCAGTCGCTGGTCATAAAGCCGCGCAAGCTGCATTTTTAGAAGGTAAAAACGAATTTGATATAAATCTGGCCTATAGTGCAGCTACTCGCCAAAGCGACAACGATGTACCCTACACCAGCATCATTGCGTTAAACGAGCACGCTTCTATTTTGCATTACATGCAGTGCGATACACAGGCCCCCGCTGAATCCCGTTCTTTTCTCATTGATGCTGGCGCCAGTTATCATGGCTATGCCGCAGATATAACGCGTACTTACAGTAAACAAAATAATCGTTTTGCTGAACTTATCGCCGCAGTGGATAAAGTGACCGTCACATTGGGTGAAGCATTGAAACCCAGCATTGCGTATACCGATATCCATTTATTGGCCCATGATGGCATTGCGCAAATTCTGAGTGATACGGGATTAGTAAACCTGAAGCCCGAGGAAATCGTCGAACAGGGCATTACCCGTACCTTTTTCCCTCACGGTATTGGCCATTTTTTAGGGCTGCAAGTTCATGATGTAGGTGGATTGGTTAACGATGATAGGGGCACACCGAAACCAGCGCCAGAAGATCATCCATTTTTGCGCTGTACCCGTTTAGTTGAGGCCAGACACGTTTATACAATTGAACCCGGTCTATACTTTATCGATAGCCTGCTTGCCGATTTAAAATCTTCGTCAGCGTCAAAGTATGTAAACTGGGCTGCCGTTGATCATTACCGTCCCTTTGGTGGTATTCGAATAGAAGACAATATTATTGTTCACCGAGACCGCAACGAGAATATGACGCGAGATCTTGGCCTGAAATAG
- a CDS encoding ZIP family metal transporter, with the protein MLDQQIFTLVLIATIAGMAMPAGALLASIDRIQPRWLEQEIRHGVIALGAGALISAVALVLVPDGIKHHSPFTATLCFAGGALFFMALDMYLAAHNTPASQLAAMLGDFIPESIALGTTVALGGGGTVLLGLLIAVQNLPEGFNAYREMESAGPRRPKNLIRKFTMLALLGPLMALVGYYWLSHYPVWTGGIMLFAAGGILYSVFQDIAPQIRMNKRWLPPMGGIIGFLIGMVGFMVEGG; encoded by the coding sequence ATGCTTGATCAACAAATCTTTACTTTGGTTCTTATTGCTACCATTGCAGGCATGGCTATGCCTGCCGGAGCATTATTAGCATCGATAGATCGTATCCAGCCTCGTTGGCTTGAACAGGAAATCAGGCACGGCGTAATTGCATTGGGCGCGGGAGCATTAATTTCGGCTGTTGCGCTCGTGCTGGTGCCCGATGGTATCAAGCACCATTCACCTTTTACAGCGACTTTGTGCTTTGCTGGCGGCGCACTTTTTTTTATGGCCCTTGATATGTATCTCGCAGCGCATAATACGCCAGCGAGTCAACTCGCCGCTATGTTGGGCGATTTCATTCCTGAATCTATTGCTTTGGGCACAACCGTCGCTTTGGGTGGCGGCGGAACCGTGTTGCTGGGTTTATTAATAGCAGTTCAAAACCTTCCTGAGGGCTTTAACGCTTATCGTGAAATGGAATCGGCAGGGCCCAGACGCCCAAAAAACCTGATCAGAAAATTTACTATGCTGGCATTGCTGGGGCCGCTAATGGCGCTGGTAGGTTACTATTGGTTATCGCACTATCCGGTGTGGACCGGCGGCATTATGTTATTTGCTGCCGGCGGAATTCTCTACTCAGTATTTCAGGATATAGCGCCACAAATCCGCATGAACAAGCGGTGGCTACCGCCGATGGGAGGAATTATAGGGTTTTTAATTGGTATGGTGGGTTTTATGGTGGAAGGCGGTTGA
- the rpmA gene encoding 50S ribosomal protein L27 translates to MAHKKAGGSTKNGRDSESKRLGVKRFGGESVLAGNIIVRQRGTRFHAGDNMGIGKDHTLFALKSGKVQFEVKGPNNRKFVSIVAE, encoded by the coding sequence ATGGCACATAAAAAAGCTGGTGGTAGTACCAAAAACGGTCGTGATTCAGAAAGTAAACGACTTGGCGTAAAACGTTTTGGTGGTGAATCTGTACTTGCAGGTAACATCATTGTAAGACAACGTGGAACGCGCTTCCACGCAGGCGATAACATGGGTATTGGGAAAGATCATACTCTTTTCGCCCTGAAAAGCGGTAAGGTTCAGTTTGAAGTAAAAGGACCTAACAACCGTAAGTTCGTGAGCATTGTTGCCGAATAA